One window from the genome of Asterias rubens chromosome 11, eAstRub1.3, whole genome shotgun sequence encodes:
- the LOC117296634 gene encoding uncharacterized protein LOC117296634 translates to MAALSSLIFLLLEMFFEVSASYSVSGLYRGVWYQPVEHHALLGQSFMNISGISAVRCSVRCLSHHGCFSFNYDHTNQVCQMNNASAEHVCVNFQGMLNVSYYDATAKPTCQSIISGNEKCAPAKVSVGFEKLGLEDGSIPDESLSASSNWEPYD, encoded by the exons ATGGCGGCCTTGAGTagtttgattttcctcttgctTGAGATGTTTTTTGAGGTGTCAGCGTCTTATAGTGTGAGTGGTCTTTACCGAGGGGTCTGGTACCAGCCGGTAGAGCACCACGCCCTTTTAGGTCAGTCGTTCATGAATATCTCGGGCATCTCTGCCGTCAGATGTTCAGTTCGGTGTCTCAGCCATCATGGATGTTTCTCATTCAACTACGATCACACCAATCAAGTCTGTCAGATGAACAACGCCAGTGCTGAGCACGTCTGTGTCAACTTTCAAGGAATGCTGAATGTGTCGTATTACGACGCAACTGCAAAACCAACTTGCCAG AGTATTATTTCTGGCAATGAAAAGTGCGCTCCTGCGAAGGTCTCTGTGGGTTTTG AGAAACTCGGTCTTGAGGATGGTTCGATCCCCGATGAGAGCCTCTCCGCTTCAAGCAACTGGGAACCCTATGAC